From a region of the Hymenobacter jejuensis genome:
- a CDS encoding penicillin acylase family protein, protein MIKWIKAVLALAISGALTWVLNTKQGDVPPFGKFLSPFEGFWQNGEATDAFPAQQNLTLPGLQAPVQVRFDDRRVPHVFAQNDHDLYFAQGYLTARDRLWQMDFVTHVAAGRLAEIVGPSRLETDRFFRRMGMVYGAQKSLDMVMANPVTHNVLQSYSDGINAYISSLSAKEYPFEYKLLNYAPERWEPLKCALLLKYMAFDLSGRSDDLRMSNALNKYGPAVVKDLFPDYPQREDPIVPVGTPLDFKPLPAPPTPPSFQAAMSEKVPAREPDPELGSNNFAVSGEKSASGFPILANDPHLQLNLPSIWYQIQLTAPGVNVYGVTIPGAPTVIIGFNQQVAWGVTNVAADVMDWYQIKFRDHTRREYWHDGRWKPIRRVVERIKVRGQPDRLDTVLYTHHGPIVYDRDEKPFLSETPIRHAMRWTAHDAANEVLAFYLLNRASNYQDYTAALANYGSPAQNFIFADNQKDITIWPNGKFPLKWRDQGKFILDGTDPAYDWQGWIPQVQNPHVKNPARGFVSSANQSSTGPDYPYYLNWTFGSYERGHRINERLARMTRATPDSLRVLQNDNLNLNAQLMLPRMLALLDSQPQNVAKRGARQQVRTEMHRWKYFYEANAIGPSIFELWYSNLVRRIWEDDFSKKGTGIELRWPGRDRTNTLILQEPDSKWIDDRRTPAKETLPDLVRLSFEFAADSLQRKFGEFGPKWRWANQKSTDILHLAQLPGFGRMDLDVGGGAGIVNATSERNGPSWRMVVALGPQVQAYGVYPGGQSGNPGSPFYDNMIETWRVGQLYPLVFLHNATEQNKRVQATWTLNK, encoded by the coding sequence ATGATCAAGTGGATAAAAGCTGTGCTGGCGCTGGCTATCAGCGGTGCGCTTACCTGGGTACTCAACACCAAACAGGGTGATGTTCCGCCGTTTGGGAAGTTTTTGAGTCCCTTTGAAGGCTTCTGGCAGAACGGAGAGGCGACCGATGCGTTTCCGGCTCAGCAAAACCTGACGCTGCCCGGCTTGCAGGCGCCCGTGCAGGTGCGCTTCGACGACCGGCGCGTGCCCCACGTTTTTGCCCAAAACGACCACGATCTCTACTTCGCCCAAGGCTACCTCACGGCCCGCGACCGGCTCTGGCAGATGGATTTCGTTACACACGTGGCGGCCGGGAGGCTGGCCGAAATTGTGGGGCCGAGCCGCCTGGAGACGGACCGCTTTTTCCGGCGCATGGGCATGGTGTACGGCGCCCAGAAATCGCTCGACATGGTGATGGCTAACCCCGTCACGCACAATGTATTACAATCGTATTCCGATGGCATAAATGCCTATATCAGTTCGCTTTCCGCGAAGGAGTATCCCTTCGAATACAAGCTCCTGAATTATGCGCCGGAGCGGTGGGAGCCGCTAAAATGCGCGCTGCTGCTTAAGTACATGGCCTTCGACTTGAGCGGACGCTCCGACGATTTGCGCATGTCCAACGCCCTGAATAAGTACGGGCCAGCCGTGGTGAAAGACTTATTTCCGGATTACCCGCAGCGCGAGGACCCGATTGTACCCGTTGGTACTCCTTTGGATTTCAAGCCGTTACCGGCACCCCCTACGCCGCCCTCATTTCAGGCGGCGATGTCGGAGAAGGTGCCGGCCCGCGAGCCCGATCCGGAACTGGGCTCTAACAATTTCGCGGTGAGCGGGGAAAAATCGGCGTCGGGCTTTCCGATTTTGGCTAATGACCCGCACTTGCAGCTGAACTTGCCCAGCATCTGGTACCAGATTCAGCTGACGGCGCCGGGCGTGAACGTGTACGGCGTGACCATTCCGGGCGCGCCGACGGTGATTATTGGCTTCAACCAGCAAGTGGCCTGGGGCGTAACCAACGTGGCCGCCGACGTGATGGACTGGTACCAGATCAAATTCCGCGACCACACGCGCCGCGAATACTGGCACGACGGCCGCTGGAAACCGATTCGCCGCGTGGTGGAGCGCATTAAAGTGCGCGGCCAACCCGATCGGCTCGACACGGTGCTCTACACGCACCACGGCCCCATCGTGTACGACCGCGACGAAAAGCCCTTCCTCAGCGAAACGCCTATTCGGCACGCCATGCGCTGGACGGCCCACGACGCGGCCAATGAAGTGCTGGCGTTTTACCTGCTCAACCGCGCGAGTAATTATCAGGATTACACGGCCGCCTTAGCCAACTATGGTTCGCCGGCGCAAAACTTCATTTTCGCGGATAACCAGAAGGATATCACGATTTGGCCCAACGGCAAGTTTCCGCTAAAGTGGCGCGATCAGGGCAAGTTTATCCTCGACGGCACCGACCCCGCTTATGATTGGCAAGGCTGGATTCCGCAGGTACAAAACCCGCACGTGAAGAACCCGGCGCGCGGTTTTGTGAGCTCCGCCAACCAGTCTTCCACAGGTCCCGACTACCCGTATTATCTCAACTGGACGTTCGGCAGCTACGAGCGCGGCCACCGCATCAACGAGCGACTGGCGCGCATGACCCGCGCCACGCCCGACAGCCTGCGCGTGCTGCAAAACGACAACCTCAACCTCAACGCCCAACTCATGCTCCCGCGAATGCTGGCCCTGCTGGATTCGCAGCCGCAAAACGTGGCCAAGCGCGGCGCGCGGCAGCAGGTCCGCACCGAAATGCACCGCTGGAAGTATTTCTACGAGGCTAACGCCATCGGGCCGAGCATCTTTGAGCTGTGGTACAGCAACTTAGTAAGGCGTATCTGGGAAGACGACTTCAGCAAAAAAGGCACTGGTATAGAACTGCGCTGGCCCGGCCGCGACCGCACCAACACGCTCATTTTGCAAGAGCCTGATTCTAAATGGATTGACGACCGCCGCACGCCGGCCAAAGAAACGCTGCCCGATCTGGTGCGGCTGTCGTTTGAGTTTGCTGCCGATTCGTTGCAGCGCAAGTTTGGCGAGTTTGGGCCGAAGTGGCGCTGGGCCAACCAAAAGAGCACCGACATTCTGCACCTGGCGCAGCTTCCCGGCTTCGGCCGCATGGACCTCGACGTGGGCGGCGGCGCGGGCATCGTGAATGCGACTTCCGAGCGCAATGGCCCGTCGTGGCGCATGGTGGTGGCTCTTGGGCCGCAGGTGCAGGCCTACGGCGTGTACCCCGGCGGGCAAAGCGGCAATCCGGGTTCGCCGTTCTACGACAACATGATCGAAACGTGGCGCGTGGGGCAGCTCTATCCGCTGGTGTTTCTGCACAATGCCACCGAACAGAATAAGCGCGTGCAGGCTACGTGGACGCTGAACAAGTAG
- a CDS encoding BlaI/MecI/CopY family transcriptional regulator yields the protein MESFPELTKAEEQVMQVLWQRGPSFVKDVLADMPEPKPAYNTVSTIIRILEQKKFVDHEAFGRTHRYFPLVAQDAYRRFSLRKLLGGYFGNSFSRLVSFFAKEEDLDAQQLEELLKHAQQQLNEDADDNAPAT from the coding sequence ATGGAATCTTTCCCTGAACTCACCAAAGCCGAAGAGCAGGTTATGCAGGTGCTCTGGCAGCGCGGCCCTTCGTTTGTGAAGGACGTGCTGGCCGACATGCCCGAACCCAAGCCCGCCTACAACACCGTCTCAACCATCATTCGCATTCTGGAGCAGAAGAAGTTCGTCGACCACGAAGCGTTTGGGCGCACGCACCGCTATTTCCCGCTGGTAGCGCAGGACGCGTACCGTCGCTTCTCGCTGCGCAAGCTGCTGGGCGGCTACTTCGGCAACTCCTTTAGCCGCTTGGTTTCCTTTTTTGCCAAAGAGGAGGACCTGGATGCCCAACAACTCGAAGAACTTCTGAAGCATGCCCAACAACAGCTAAACGAAGACGCCGATGACAACGCTCCTGCTACTTAA
- a CDS encoding nuclear transport factor 2 family protein has product MHPHEELLHRFYQAFQRRDAAAMAACYHPEATFEDPAFRVLEGRQIGAMWHMLCARSKDLRLVYNGIRADDQQGQATWDAHYTFSQTGRFVHNHIQARFTFQDNKILTHHDRFSFWRWSRQALGPMGWLLGWTPLLRNKVQATARQNLEKFMAKHS; this is encoded by the coding sequence ATGCACCCACACGAAGAACTTCTGCACCGCTTCTACCAAGCCTTTCAGCGCCGCGACGCGGCGGCCATGGCGGCCTGCTATCATCCGGAAGCGACCTTCGAAGACCCTGCTTTTCGCGTTTTGGAAGGGCGCCAGATCGGGGCGATGTGGCACATGCTGTGCGCCCGCAGCAAAGATTTGCGCTTGGTCTACAACGGCATCCGGGCCGACGACCAGCAGGGCCAAGCCACTTGGGACGCGCACTACACGTTTTCGCAAACCGGGCGCTTCGTGCACAACCACATTCAGGCTCGCTTTACCTTCCAAGACAACAAAATCCTGACCCATCACGACCGGTTCAGTTTCTGGCGCTGGTCGCGGCAGGCACTGGGGCCCATGGGTTGGCTGCTGGGCTGGACGCCGTTGTTGCGCAACAAAGTCCAAGCCACCGCCCGCCAGAATCTGGAAAAGTTCATGGCCAAGCATAGCTAA
- a CDS encoding DUF3667 domain-containing protein has translation MAHLHTKLPVCANCYYAFPEGGPDDYCPRCGQQNHDINIGFGHVVEETLEGIFHFDGKVFRTAGLLLFHPGELTKRFLAGHRVPYVPPIRLYIFISFVFFFVLSLRFGHEEKKQEKALTAQQQRQRDQGLRQLDSLQKAGFVPPGVAARVPPRATAKPASKNEPGVGFTIGKTHLGPDEIKRLPAEPTNAQLDSVLRSKGEKSSFWGRLSVRRFIYWRDTTRAEKIHQGLRALSIALFLLLPLAALLLKGVYFRQHRNYVAHLIFTVHLHCFLFLLFLAVLLLGYAPFLEEYSAWLLWLIPVYFVVALHGFYQQSWGKTIGKSLLLGLTYTFTLLFAVVSALAMGFILF, from the coding sequence ATGGCTCACCTGCACACAAAGCTTCCGGTCTGTGCCAATTGCTACTACGCCTTCCCGGAAGGTGGGCCCGACGACTATTGCCCCAGGTGCGGCCAGCAAAACCACGACATCAACATCGGGTTTGGACACGTGGTGGAGGAAACGCTTGAAGGCATTTTTCACTTCGACGGTAAGGTATTTCGAACCGCGGGGTTGCTGCTTTTTCATCCGGGCGAGCTAACCAAAAGGTTTCTGGCTGGCCACCGGGTGCCTTACGTGCCGCCGATTCGGCTGTACATCTTCATCAGCTTTGTCTTCTTTTTTGTGCTTTCCCTGCGCTTTGGCCACGAAGAAAAAAAGCAGGAGAAAGCGCTCACGGCCCAGCAGCAACGACAGCGCGACCAAGGCTTGCGCCAACTCGATTCCCTCCAAAAAGCGGGATTCGTGCCGCCCGGCGTCGCGGCGCGAGTGCCCCCGCGCGCAACGGCCAAGCCAGCATCGAAAAATGAACCGGGAGTGGGGTTCACCATCGGCAAGACCCACCTAGGACCCGACGAAATCAAGCGCCTGCCCGCGGAGCCCACCAACGCTCAGCTCGATTCGGTACTGCGCAGCAAAGGCGAAAAGTCCAGCTTCTGGGGCCGGCTATCGGTGCGGCGGTTTATCTATTGGCGCGATACGACCCGCGCAGAGAAAATCCATCAGGGCTTGCGCGCTTTGTCCATTGCCCTGTTTTTGCTCCTGCCCCTGGCCGCGCTTTTGTTGAAGGGCGTGTACTTCCGGCAGCACCGCAACTACGTGGCGCACTTGATTTTTACGGTCCACCTGCATTGCTTTCTGTTCTTGCTGTTTCTGGCGGTGCTGCTTTTGGGCTACGCGCCCTTTCTCGAAGAGTATTCGGCGTGGTTGCTGTGGCTGATTCCCGTTTACTTCGTCGTGGCGCTGCACGGGTTTTACCAACAATCGTGGGGCAAAACCATCGGCAAATCCTTGCTGCTGGGCCTTACTTATACTTTCACGCTGCTGTTTGCCGTGGTGTCAGCGCTGGCAATGGGTTTTATTCTGTTTTGA
- a CDS encoding carbohydrate porin, protein MPAQSNTPPAPPSAAPSPAPDQKTPADTTRTRSWSLHFQQTVITQWHANFSAPYTGEYSLRPRESAKTSLTSTVFIGRRLWRGASIYFNPELAGGSGLSAARGIAGFTNGETFRIGDPAPKLYLARLFLRQVWALDASTTPTDDAPNQIAGAAPTRFFALNVGKFSLSDYFDQNSYSHDPRSQFLNWGLMSNGAWDYPANTRGYTVGAVGEYVTPSFALRAATSLVPLEANGPILNKHYHTAHSETLELSRTYAVGGRAGTVRMLGFRTVADMGDYHLAMLRDDRDITATRVNGRTKTGFGLNAEQELTEQIGAFARLSYNDGRRETWAFTEIDRSLSAGLSSTGATWQRPDDRLGLAVVGNGLSTAHRDYLAAGGHGFIIGDGRLTYAPEMIAEAYYSLNFPKQHATVSPDYQFVLHPAYNRDRGPVHVVAVRLHVAF, encoded by the coding sequence GTGCCCGCGCAGTCCAATACGCCGCCAGCGCCTCCTTCCGCAGCCCCTTCTCCGGCGCCCGACCAAAAAACTCCCGCCGACACTACCCGGACCCGCTCCTGGAGCCTGCATTTTCAGCAGACCGTCATCACGCAATGGCACGCCAATTTTTCGGCGCCGTACACCGGCGAATACAGCCTGCGGCCCCGCGAAAGCGCCAAAACCTCCCTAACCAGCACTGTATTCATTGGCCGCCGGCTGTGGCGCGGGGCCAGCATTTATTTCAACCCCGAGCTGGCGGGCGGCAGCGGGCTGAGCGCGGCGCGCGGCATTGCGGGCTTCACCAACGGCGAAACGTTCCGCATCGGCGATCCGGCGCCCAAGCTGTATCTGGCGCGCTTGTTTTTGCGGCAAGTTTGGGCGCTGGACGCCTCTACTACGCCCACCGACGACGCTCCCAACCAAATCGCGGGGGCGGCGCCAACGCGGTTTTTTGCGTTGAACGTGGGCAAGTTCAGCCTTTCCGACTACTTCGATCAGAACAGCTACAGCCACGATCCGCGCAGCCAGTTTCTGAACTGGGGCCTGATGAGCAACGGCGCTTGGGACTATCCGGCCAATACACGCGGCTATACGGTAGGGGCTGTGGGCGAGTATGTTACGCCAAGCTTTGCGCTGCGTGCTGCCACCTCGCTGGTGCCGCTGGAAGCCAATGGTCCCATCCTGAACAAGCACTACCACACCGCCCATTCCGAAACCTTGGAGCTGTCGCGTACTTACGCCGTGGGCGGCCGCGCCGGCACGGTGCGCATGCTGGGCTTCCGCACGGTAGCCGACATGGGCGACTACCATTTGGCCATGCTGCGCGACGATCGTGATATCACGGCTACCCGCGTAAACGGACGCACCAAAACCGGCTTTGGCCTGAATGCCGAGCAGGAACTCACCGAACAGATCGGCGCTTTCGCTCGCCTCAGTTACAACGACGGCCGCCGCGAAACGTGGGCGTTCACCGAAATTGATCGTTCGCTGAGCGCCGGGCTTTCCAGCACCGGCGCCACCTGGCAGCGCCCCGACGACCGCCTGGGGCTGGCCGTGGTCGGCAACGGGCTTTCTACGGCCCACCGCGACTATCTGGCGGCGGGCGGTCACGGCTTCATCATCGGCGATGGCCGGCTTACTTATGCGCCGGAAATGATTGCCGAAGCCTATTACAGCCTCAATTTTCCGAAGCAGCACGCTACCGTCAGCCCCGATTATCAGTTTGTGCTGCACCCTGCTTATAACCGCGACCGCGGGCCGGTGCATGTAGTGGCAGTGCGTTTGCACGTGGCCTTTTAG
- a CDS encoding M13 family metallopeptidase, giving the protein MNNTSAASKWLLMSALWAAALAGCQPNGKSGAAQGDLLQANLDTTVRPGDDFFTYANGAWLKKHPIPASESSWGIGKEVQNEIYARLRAINEEAAKANAAAGTNQQKIGDFWATGMDSVKADKQGISPLKPELDRIAAMRTSQDVQDEIARLKPLGVNALIGPFVAQDAKNSDKMALQLWQTGLGLPNRDYYFNKDTRTANIRKEYGKHVAKMFQLMGQDSVTAKASSARVVKLETTLAGSSRKLEALRDPYANYNKMAVNDLDKLTPGLDWKTWLGKMNLAKADTVIVGQPEFYKTAGQLLKTAAIDDWKAYLQWQLVNAYASNLSRAIDNEHFHFYGTILQGRKEQRARWKRVLDDEEGAMGEMLGQLFVKEYFKPETKERYEKLVTNVVSSFRDHIQKLDWMSDSTKQKALVKLSKITPKVGYPDKWKDFSNLKIDRSSYAANMMRASQWSYNYNINKLGKPVDRTEWEMTPQTYNAYYNPSNNEIVLPAAIFAIPGLKDEDADDAIVYGYAGASTIGHELTHGFDDEGSQFDEKGNLRNWWTKQDRKLFQQRVNGIVRQFNGYQVLDSLHINGKATAGENIADLGGIVIALDAFKKTDEYKKGEKIGGLTPEQRYFLGYALGWQNHQRDEVLAQRVLTDVHSPANLRVNGPFADVPEFYQAFNIKQGERLWRADSSRVKIW; this is encoded by the coding sequence ATGAACAATACCTCTGCTGCAAGTAAATGGCTGTTGATGAGTGCTTTGTGGGCTGCTGCGCTGGCAGGTTGCCAGCCGAACGGCAAATCTGGGGCTGCCCAGGGCGACTTGCTGCAAGCCAACCTCGACACCACCGTGCGCCCCGGCGACGACTTTTTCACCTACGCCAACGGCGCCTGGCTCAAAAAGCACCCCATTCCGGCCTCCGAAAGCTCGTGGGGCATTGGCAAAGAGGTGCAGAACGAGATATATGCCCGCCTGCGCGCCATCAACGAAGAGGCGGCCAAGGCTAATGCAGCGGCCGGCACCAACCAACAGAAGATCGGAGACTTCTGGGCCACCGGCATGGATTCGGTAAAGGCTGACAAACAGGGGATTAGCCCCCTGAAGCCAGAGCTAGACCGGATTGCTGCCATGCGCACCTCGCAGGATGTGCAGGACGAAATTGCCCGCCTCAAACCGCTGGGCGTGAACGCTCTGATCGGGCCGTTTGTAGCGCAGGATGCCAAAAACAGCGATAAAATGGCGCTGCAACTCTGGCAAACCGGCCTGGGACTGCCCAACCGCGACTATTACTTCAACAAAGACACGCGTACGGCCAACATCCGCAAGGAATACGGCAAGCACGTCGCCAAGATGTTCCAGCTAATGGGACAGGATTCGGTGACCGCCAAAGCCAGCAGCGCCCGCGTAGTGAAGCTGGAAACAACGCTGGCCGGTTCGTCGAGAAAGCTTGAAGCCTTGCGCGACCCTTACGCCAACTACAACAAGATGGCTGTGAACGACTTAGACAAGCTCACGCCCGGCCTCGACTGGAAAACGTGGCTTGGCAAGATGAATCTTGCCAAAGCCGACACCGTGATTGTGGGCCAGCCGGAGTTCTACAAAACGGCGGGCCAGCTGCTGAAAACCGCGGCCATCGATGACTGGAAAGCCTACTTGCAGTGGCAACTGGTCAATGCGTACGCCAGCAACCTGAGCCGTGCCATCGACAACGAGCATTTCCATTTCTACGGCACCATTCTGCAGGGCCGCAAAGAGCAGCGCGCCCGCTGGAAGCGCGTCCTCGACGACGAAGAAGGCGCAATGGGCGAGATGCTGGGCCAACTGTTTGTAAAAGAATACTTTAAGCCCGAAACCAAGGAGCGCTACGAGAAACTGGTTACCAACGTGGTTTCGTCGTTCCGCGACCACATTCAGAAGCTGGACTGGATGAGCGACTCGACCAAGCAAAAGGCCTTGGTGAAGCTCAGCAAAATCACCCCGAAAGTAGGCTACCCCGATAAGTGGAAGGACTTTTCCAACCTCAAAATCGACCGTAGCTCCTATGCCGCCAACATGATGCGGGCCAGCCAGTGGTCGTACAACTACAACATCAACAAGCTGGGCAAGCCCGTCGACCGCACCGAGTGGGAAATGACGCCCCAGACGTATAATGCCTATTACAACCCCAGCAACAACGAAATTGTGTTGCCGGCCGCCATTTTCGCCATTCCCGGCTTGAAGGACGAGGACGCCGACGATGCCATCGTCTACGGGTATGCGGGTGCCAGCACCATCGGCCACGAACTCACACACGGCTTCGACGACGAAGGCAGCCAGTTCGACGAGAAGGGCAACCTGCGCAACTGGTGGACCAAGCAGGATCGCAAGCTGTTTCAGCAGCGTGTCAACGGCATTGTGCGGCAGTTTAACGGCTATCAAGTACTTGATAGTCTGCATATTAATGGCAAAGCTACCGCAGGCGAAAACATTGCTGACTTGGGCGGCATCGTCATTGCTCTCGACGCCTTCAAGAAAACCGACGAGTACAAGAAAGGCGAGAAAATCGGCGGTCTCACGCCGGAGCAGCGCTATTTCCTGGGCTACGCGCTTGGCTGGCAAAACCACCAGCGCGACGAAGTACTCGCCCAGCGCGTACTCACCGACGTACACTCGCCGGCTAACCTGCGCGTAAACGGCCCCTTCGCCGACGTGCCGGAGTTCTATCAAGCCTTCAATATCAAGCAAGGCGAGAGGCTCTGGCGCGCCGATAGCTCGCGTGTAAAAATATGGTAA
- a CDS encoding alpha/beta hydrolase family protein: protein MILHKISSRLARLTLLLSTVLLTAPSMSCTKDASEVSSPATPTPSAPTPAPPAPTPSSLLVNSSLIGEYSATDLASRVAEAPVAGALAKYPIRVYRLTYTTPNTDGKPVTASGALLVPTVPQPLPLLSYQHGTIRPSDEDRAPSHYSTNSEVYSAVSVLASTGYIVSAPDYIGYGASKALPHPYEHAASLASASLDMMRAAREFCRRENILLNDKNFLLGYSEGGFATMALHKLIEEKYANELTVTASAPGAGAYHKSAFANYILSSDKPLNFLSTYVWVLDTYNRVYGINRPFAYYFNPPWAAQLEKNSFGSVPDQPKQLFTASFRTSILTNTDPQMAAAFHDNDIYDWQPKAPLALFHGTADDYVPYFNSEDAYKAMQARGAKQVELHPVPGGNHFTSVVSYTLQALGFISQYY from the coding sequence GTGATCCTGCATAAAATCAGCTCCCGGCTGGCGCGCCTGACGTTGCTGCTCAGCACCGTATTGCTCACGGCGCCGAGCATGAGCTGCACCAAAGATGCTTCGGAAGTATCGTCGCCCGCAACCCCTACGCCGAGCGCTCCTACCCCGGCGCCTCCGGCGCCCACACCCAGTAGTCTTTTAGTAAATAGCTCACTGATAGGCGAATACAGCGCGACTGACTTGGCCAGTCGTGTTGCCGAAGCTCCGGTTGCCGGCGCACTGGCCAAATATCCCATCCGGGTATATCGCCTAACCTACACCACGCCTAACACCGACGGCAAGCCCGTCACGGCTTCGGGGGCGTTGCTGGTACCCACCGTGCCGCAGCCCTTGCCCCTCCTGAGCTACCAGCACGGCACGATTCGGCCTTCCGACGAAGACCGGGCGCCGTCGCACTACAGTACCAATAGCGAGGTGTACTCGGCGGTTTCGGTGCTGGCTTCCACGGGCTACATCGTGTCGGCACCCGATTACATTGGCTACGGCGCTTCCAAGGCGTTGCCGCACCCCTACGAGCACGCGGCATCGTTGGCCTCGGCGTCGCTGGACATGATGCGCGCCGCCCGCGAATTCTGCCGGCGCGAAAACATTCTGCTCAACGACAAAAACTTCCTGCTCGGTTACTCCGAAGGCGGTTTTGCCACGATGGCGCTGCACAAGCTCATCGAGGAAAAATACGCCAACGAGCTCACCGTTACGGCTAGTGCGCCGGGCGCCGGGGCCTACCACAAGTCGGCCTTTGCCAACTATATTCTGAGCTCCGACAAGCCCCTGAATTTCCTCAGTACCTACGTGTGGGTACTCGATACCTACAATCGCGTGTACGGCATCAACCGGCCATTTGCGTATTATTTCAATCCGCCTTGGGCCGCGCAACTGGAAAAAAACTCGTTCGGCTCGGTGCCAGACCAGCCCAAGCAGCTTTTTACGGCCTCTTTCCGGACCAGCATTCTGACTAACACGGATCCGCAAATGGCCGCTGCCTTCCACGACAACGACATTTACGACTGGCAGCCAAAAGCCCCGCTTGCGCTCTTTCATGGCACCGCCGACGACTACGTGCCGTATTTCAACTCCGAAGACGCCTACAAAGCCATGCAGGCGCGCGGCGCCAAACAGGTAGAGTTGCACCCGGTGCCCGGCGGGAATCACTTTACCTCGGTAGTCAGCTATACGCTACAAGCCCTCGGGTTCATCTCGCAGTACTACTAA
- a CDS encoding head GIN domain-containing protein, translating into MKTLSRLFLLLLPALLLLPGWALASTREVRQVASFTEIGFATSGNVVLRQGSPQKVEVEGEPADLAQLETVVNGNKLRIRTRDNWHGNLGKITVYITVPTINALSVSGSGMMKAATSIKASTLNLSVSGSGRLELPTLQASRLSSSLSGSGSITLAGACPTHEISISGSGDVNATDLKSDVATVSISGSGDCKISASKTLKASIIGSGDVYVNGNPQISTSIIGSGKVHRS; encoded by the coding sequence ATGAAAACCTTGTCTCGTTTGTTTCTACTGCTGTTGCCTGCGCTGCTGTTGTTGCCCGGCTGGGCGCTGGCTTCCACTCGGGAAGTGCGCCAGGTGGCGTCTTTCACTGAAATCGGGTTTGCCACGTCCGGCAATGTGGTGCTGCGCCAAGGTAGCCCACAGAAGGTGGAGGTAGAAGGCGAACCCGCCGATCTGGCCCAACTCGAAACGGTAGTGAACGGCAACAAGCTGCGCATCCGTACCCGAGACAACTGGCACGGAAACCTGGGCAAAATTACGGTGTACATCACCGTCCCCACCATTAATGCCTTGAGTGTGAGTGGCTCCGGAATGATGAAGGCCGCTACGAGCATTAAGGCCAGCACCCTAAATCTGTCGGTGTCGGGCTCGGGCCGGCTGGAGTTGCCGACGCTGCAAGCCTCCCGACTCAGCTCGTCGCTATCGGGTTCGGGCAGCATTACGTTGGCCGGCGCTTGCCCTACGCACGAGATCAGCATCAGTGGCTCAGGCGACGTAAACGCTACGGATTTGAAATCCGATGTGGCTACTGTAAGTATCAGCGGATCAGGTGATTGTAAAATAAGTGCTTCCAAAACCCTGAAAGCCAGCATCATCGGAAGCGGCGATGTGTACGTCAACGGCAACCCGCAAATCAGCACGTCCATCATCGGCAGCGGCAAAGTACATCGCAGCTAA